In Panthera uncia isolate 11264 chromosome B4, Puncia_PCG_1.0, whole genome shotgun sequence, one genomic interval encodes:
- the LOC125919863 gene encoding olfactory receptor 2AP1-like, which yields MANQTIVTEFFLQGLTDTKELQVAVFLLLLLAYLVTVSGNLVVISLTLLDTRLQTPMYFFLRNLSCLEIWFQTVIVPKMLLNIATDTKTISFAGCITQDFFHIFLGATEFLLLTAMAYDRYSAICQPLHYPILMSNRVCTQLILTCWLAGFFFIIAPVILTSQLPFCDTHINHFFCDYTPLMEVVCSGPQVLEMVDFTLAVVALVSTLVLIAISYVQIIRTIVRIPSVQERKKVFSTCSSHIIVVTLCYGSCFFMYVKPSPGKGVDFNKGVSLINTIIAPLLNPFIYTLRNQQVKQVVKDLIRKMAWLQNK from the coding sequence ATGGCCAATCAGACCATAGTGACTGAGTTCTTCCTCCAAGGCCTGACAGACACCAAAGAGCTTCAGGTGGCAGTTTTCCTGCTCCTGCTGCTTGCCTACCTTGTGACTGTCTCTGGAAACCTGGTTGTCATCAGCCTGACCTTGCTGGACACACGCCTGCAAACCCCTATGTACTTCTTCCTCCGGAATCTGTCCTGCCTAGAAATTTGGTTCCAAACCGTCATCGTGCCCAAGATGTTGCTCAACATTGCCACAGACACCAAGACCATCAGTTTTGCTGGCTGCATTACTCAGGACTTTTTCCACATCTTCCTGGGGGCTACAGAGTTCCTCCTCCTCACAGCCATGGCCTATGACCGGTATAGTGCCATCTGCCAGCCCCTCCACTACCCCATCCTCATGAGCAACAGAGTCTGCACACAGCTTATCCTCACCTGCTGGCTGGCAGGATTCTTCTTCATCATAGCGCCTGTCATCCTGACCAGTCAGCTTCCATTCTGTGACACCCACATCAACCACTTCTTCTGCGACTATACGCCTCTAATGGAGGTGGTGTGCAGTGGGCCACAGGTGTTAGAGATGGTGGATTTTACCCTGGCCGTGGTGGCGCTGGTCAGCACTCTAGTGCTGATCGCCATATCCTATGTCCAGATCATCCGGACAATTGTCAGGATCCCCTCGGTCCAAGAGCGAAAGAAAGTTTTCTCCACCTGTTCCTCCCATATCATTGTGGTCACCCTGTGCTATGGCAGCTGCTTCTTCATGTATGTGAAGCCCTCTCCAGGCAAGGGGGTTGATTTCAACAAAGGAGTGTCCCTAATCAATACAATTATTGCCCCCCTCTTGAATCCCTTTATCTACACTCTCAGGAACCAACAAGTTAAGCAAGTAGTGAAAGACCTGATCAGGAAAATGGCATGGCTCCAAAATAAATGA